The Ipomoea triloba cultivar NCNSP0323 chromosome 4, ASM357664v1 DNA segment atAAAGAAGATGTGGAATAGGAACATCAGACAACAACATCAGTTCAGAAATCCAAATTATagattaaagaaattaaaatgctattttttttaattcaatcaaggaaaaaaatcaaatttacaattatagttCAAATTACCTTTTATGACTATTGATTGTAATAATTGTAGACATctaaaaaaaggaaagaaataataatattataattattcacTCCAAATTCAATACTATTGATCATTTAAATAAACAACTAAATATTAGTTTTAACAATGTTTTTTGTTGCATCGGTTTCTCACAGTTCAAACAAATAACATAATGAAGAAACTTACAGGGTCAACAATTCTTAGGGGCAGCAAGAAACAAAAAATCACAGACAAAGGTAAGTCCCAAATTCAATCTCAAATATATACTGTTTGAATCATTGTTTTacttattatctatatataaagGAGAGGGGATATAATGAAATGTATGAGtacatattttgtattttaaagtAAGAAAATACAGATTGCAGTCGATTTTCAAGTATATAGAACAATTGCCCTGtgattgtgtgtatatatgctCTTCAACAATCGCGGAATGAATCTGTACACAGGTAAATGTAAAGATGTTTGATGCAATTAAAATAAGATGTAAGGAGAAACAAAGAAGCAGGGATACAGGATTGCTATTGTTATGCAAAACCATTATTATCTTCTTTGGCAAAAATCTTCAAAACTTTATTAAACTAAAATGTCCTAGGACCTACGAGAATTTTGTTACTGAAAACACTAATATTGGATTCACCATTTCTTCCTCCTGTTACTATCTCTGCAATTTTAATAATTCGAGAATACATTATAAGACATTGTTGTCATATTTGTTTTcctatttctatgatttttttttacactaaaAAGCAGGAACAGTCCAACTATGTtgtgtgtatatgtacatattttgtGTGTGCTCTAGAGTGAACCCACGACTACCATCTCTGACCACCAGATCGTCATCTTCGATCCTCCCTTTTCTTCTCCTCTCTTGCGTTCAGCGATTCCGATGCCGAACTTTTTCTGTAGTGGGATCGCAGCAATGGCCAGTGGGAAGGGATTTCTTATATCTAATGGGTTATGGGCTGGTGTGATTAGAAATGGGTTATGGGCTGGTGGGATTACAAATGGGTTATGGGATGCACCTTAAcattaacattaattaattaattagtaattaataataatactaataataataataatgattgtgGGTTtaggtatttaatttaatatttaatactaataataataataataagggcatATAGttctttatacacattattccttaccaatccaaacccaaacaaacaatggaattcagattcacaataatttcttttccactaaCCAAACAATACAATCTATTTTcatggtaatttgttttccatggaatttcaattccatttccttcaaatcttttccttccaaccaaacagcCTATAAAGtgcttattattataattacttttttaatattttatttttaattaaatatattattatatgcattattttaattaaatgtattattatatacaatatAAGTTTTCCTACTCTGTAATATTAAAgataatgtatttaattgaacGTAAATGTGTAATTGTACCGAATtcataaaaaatgtttttttctttaacaatTCGGGACTCTATTGCCCTGGGTTATGCCATTTTAAATACAATATgtaattcaaaattgaaaaaaaaaatacaataaaaatacatatccaaataagatataatatttaattttttttactgtgCTCATTGCTCTATATTTAAATCACGAGTCATTATTTAACAATCATTTTaactgtcttttttttttagaaaacgaGCCGTTGTGTAATGATAATAATACACAAGCATCGCTATTGCAATCGAATATTTTGATTGATAATGCTCAATCATCATTACAATCAGTTGTTGGTTCACCTGCATTAACACCAGTTAATCCCATAGTGAACGGTAAGCAAATATGTTATATCAAAACCCTAGCTAGCTCTTTTACttaatcatttttaaattttcttcatttatataaataattgcagTGGTCGGTATTGAACGATTGTACGGTGGATTTATGATGTGCTCTCCGAGGAAACCTATTAACATGTCTACCAATGGTAATTAAACTctcattcaatttaattttaataatttctaaattttattttattgtaaacGCATTTccatttaattgtttttttaaattgacgATTGTACGGTGGATTTAATGGATGCTCTTCATTAACACCTATTAACAGACCAAGGAATGGTACtattactcaaaaataaaataaaacataatttgttaaaagatactcaaaattttattcatgtatTCTATTAAATTGTTGCAGTTAATGTTCATCCAACTCCATTCGAAGATAATTATGTGACCACTAGAGGAACACTATTAAGTGCAACCACAAatggtatatattatattcaatttattatatatctCATTATGACTAAagtaatttgttaatttcttttaatgtatttactcattcaatcattgtttaaATTTTACGTGTTAACATTATTTTagtgtttatttgtttctattttttttttaaaatattacagtTGCAAGCAACCCAAATTCATATGCATTGAACGTTGAAATTCCACCTGTCACGCCTTTATCTGTCATCACAGATGGTAACACTTTCATATATTAATTGACTACCTATTTCTTCATCTGTTGACTATGCTAAATgttttgttatatatgtttaaataaaagtaaaatatatattgtcactttcatgttatatatatttcattataaaattttgcaGTTAATATGCGTGACATATCTTCACCGTTCACTCAATGTTCATTTAACATTTCAAATATGTCAACTTCAACATCTTCATCACGCCAACCATTAGCTGATGTATCAAATGGTAATTTAAACTTCAttgttgaataattttttttcttttgagtattcGTAGCCTGTGTTAACAACTTTTTCCATTAATTAACACTAGATTAACAAttcattatgttttttaaaagtGGAAAGAGCATTGGATCCTCATTGTAATCGCGCTTTGTTGTCAACTGTGAGAAATTCCAGTAAGGTGTCATCAAGAACAGATGTCAGGAATTTAAACTCGGATTACGAACAAGTTACATATCACAATAATGCATatggtaattatttattttaaattataaaacttCCTTCTGTTCATTTTTTacccaacaaaaataatatatgttaattgtaaattatttacGTTACTAGATTCGTATTTCGACCTTGGAGATGCTTCTCATTCGTGTAATTATTGTGGTGCCTTATTTTGGCGCCAAGAGCGCTTAAATCAAAATGTTACACGCGGATTGCCGAAATACACAAAGTGTTGTTACGAGGGCAAGATACAATTACCTCGCATGAAGAATCCTCCTCCTGTGCTACATAACTTATACTTTGGCCATACTGAACAGAGCACACACTTCCTCAATAATATTCGAAGGTATAACAACATGTTTTGCTTCACATCTCTAGGTGGTAGAGTGGATAGGTCAATCAACACTGGTAACGCACCTCCGGTATTTAGAATTAGTGGTCAAAATTATCACTGCATTGGAAGTTTAGTTCTAGGAGAAGGGTCTACCCCAAAATTTGCGCAACTATATATTTATGACACAGATAATGAGGTTAACAATCGCATCAATTCTGTCAGGTATGTTTTCTTGAGAAATTCATTTTAACTTTCATTCGTTATCCATAAAGATTTTCAAATATTAGTTATTTAGTCCCTTTTTTTCTTATACAGACGAGATAATAACTCAGGTGATATCCGCGAAGATATtgtggaaaaattaaaaaacatgttGGACCAAAATAATGTTTTGGTCAAATGTTTCAGAATGGCAAGAACCGAGATCCAATCTAACCCAATTGTTGAGGTTAAGATGAATTTAATTGGCAGGAGAAGCCAAGATGGAAGGACATATAATTTACCAACCGCTAATGAGGTAGCTGCACTTATTGTCAGGGATCTGGACCCATCAATGGGTGATCTAGACATATTGATACAAAGCAGGACTGGGCAGTTGAAGAgaataaaccaattaaacccTGCGTATCTGCCGCTACAGTATCCTTTGTTGTTCCCATACGGTGAAGATGGTTACCGTGAAGATATTTCATTCTCTGATGCATGGCACCAACGACATCATGGTGGTAGGAAAAGAATTAGTCCTAAAGAGTATTTCTCATTCTATATACATGAGAGAGTAAATGAAAACCATACATTATTGTATTCTAGGAGGTTATTTCAACAATACTTGGTTGATGCATATACAATGATTGAATCCGCAAGATTGATCTACATTAGAACTCATCAGAAGGCTTTGCGTTGTGAAGCTTATCAAGGATTGAGCGATGCATTAACAAGGGGAGAATTAGACCCTACCAGTCGGGGTAAAAGAATTATACTACCATCATCATTCACAGGTGGAGCCAGGTATATGATTCAGAAATATCAAGATGCAATGGCAATATGCAGACAAATCGGTTATCCACATTTGTTCATAACATTCACTTGCAACCCGAAGTGGCCTGAGATTGAGCGGTATGTTGTCCATCGTGGCCTTAAACCAGAGGATAGACCCGATATTATTTGTCGCGTGTTTAAAATGAAACTTGATGCTATGATTGAAgacataaaaacacaaaagctGTTTGGCGACATATGTGGAGGTATTTCATTATCATACATATTTGCATTTGTCTTAATTAAATCTAAGTTAAATGTATAAACTttaatcttcatttttatttattttattttcagttatcTACACTATTGAATTCCAAAAGAGAGGACTTCCCCACGCACACATATTGCTATTTGCCAAAACAATAAACAGGGTTAATTCCGCAGCCGAGATTGATGCTATTATTTCAGCTGAAATTCCTGACCCAGATGCTGACACTGAGTACCATGACGTAGTCGGCGAATTCATGTTGCACGGACCGTGCGGACAACTTCGGAAGAATTCGCCCTGTATGATAAATGGTAAATGTTCAaagttttttccaaaaaaatatgttaGTCATACGTGTTTGGATAAAGATGGCTATCCGATCTACAGGAGGCGTGATAATGGAAGTATAATCGCTAGGAATGGAATCGAACTTGATAATCGTTATGTTGTTgcgcataataaatatttgctCCTAAAATATCGCGCACATATTAACGTTGAATGGTGCAACCAATCCAGATCTATTAAATATTTGTTCAAATACGTGAACAAGGGAAACGATAGGGTCACGGCAGAGTTCATGAGTAGTTCTACAAATGGACGCAATGATGATGTGGTTGATGAAATTAACATGTACTATGATTGTCGGTACATATCAGCAGATGAAATTAACATGTACTATGATTGTCGGTACATATCAGCATGTGAAGCAACGTGGAGGCTTTTTGGGTATGCGATACATTATCGGACGCCACCGTGGAGGCTTTTTGGGTATGCGATACATTATCGGACGCCACCTGTGGAAAGGTTAAATTTTCACTTAGAGCACCAACAGAATGTTGTCTATGGTGAAGATCAGACACTCGATGAGATTGTGGATAACCAAACAGTTAAGCAGAGCCAATTCACAGCTTGGTTTGAGGCAAATAAGAAATACGAAGATGCACGTTCTCTCACTTATGCAGAGTTCCCAAGTAACGAAGATGCACGTTCTCTCACTTATGCAGAGTTCCCAAGTAAGTTTGTTTGGAAACAAGACACTTATGCAGAGTTCCCAAGTAAGTTTGTTTGGAAACAAGATCTTTATGCAGAGTTCCCAAGTAAGTTTGTTTGGAAACAAGATCTGCGTGAATGGAAACCAAGAAAGAGAGGATTTTCCATAGGACGATTGTTCTATGTTCCGCCAGGTTGTGGAGAATTATACTATCTAAGATGCCTTTTAAATCTAATAAGTGGACCTTCAAACCACGATGATATACGCACTATTGCTGGAGTCATTCACAAATCATATAGAGATGCATGTTATGAATATGGtttattagatgatgacaaggagtaCATCGACGGCATAACTGATTCAAGCTACTGGGCTTCTGCGTCTGCTTTAAGACGATTGTTTGCTACGCTTCTGAGTTCAAGTACAATCAGTAGGCCAGAGGTCGTATGGGATGCTGTTTGGGAATTTCTTGCAGAAGATGCACAGTTTCATCATCGTCGTCGCATGAACAATCCAGGTATTTCGacatacaaaaaatttattccactTATTCATTTGattatcattatttattattcataaaattaaattatttgatcatttttttttaaatttttggacCATCAAGATCTGTTGTTATCAGATTCCGATAAGAAACAGTTTGCTCTTGTGGAGTTGGAGAAATTGTTAACTTTGTGGGGGAAGAGTCTGAGAGACTTTCCAGATATGCCACTTCCAGATGAAACCAATATCGGGTTTATGGAAAACATGTTGATAGCTGAAGAGTTGGCGTATGATAAGGAATCGTTGAAGATAGAGCATAAAACATTATTAACACAATTGACGGATGAGCAAAAGAATGTTTATGACTCTGTGATAAATGATATTGATTGTAATGGAGGTGGACTCttctttgtgtatggttacggAGGAACAGGGAAGACATTCGTGTGGAGGACCTTATCCTCAATGATAAGGAGCCGCGGAGatattgttctaaatgttgcTTCAAGTGGAATAGCATCTTTATTATTACCGGGAGGAAGGACATCGCATTCTAGATTTGCTATACCACTCTCATTGAATGAAGATTCCACGTGCAATATATCGCAAGGTAGTGACCTTGCTGAGCTTATAATTAGGAGCAAATtaataatatgggatgaagcaccaatgactcacaaacattgttttgaggctttggacaaaaccatgagggATCTATTGAGGTTTGCCATACCGGGTAGTGCTCAAAAGACATTTGGGGGAAAGACAGTAGTTTTGGGCGGTGATTTTAGACAAATTCTTCCAGTTATTCCCAAAGCAACGAGACCAGTAGTTGTCGGAgcaactattaattcttcatacctctggacaaattgcaaggtattGAGGCTAACGAAGAACTTGAGACTACGAAGCttagcttcagaggaagatagGCAGAcggttgattggttttcaaaatggattgcaaaCATAGGAGATGGTATAACAGGGGTTGTAAACAATGGGTTGTCTGAGATTGATATTCCGCCAAGGTTTCTGTTAAACTGTGGACATGATCCCATAGCAACTATAGTAGGAAAGCACATTCCCAAGCGCGAGATATGGCATGATTGATGAGTTGGACTTAGAAGGTCGAGCAATCCTttcaccaactttagatgtggttgatcaaattaatcaatacatGTGCAACATGAACACTGCGGAAGGTCGAacttatttaagttgtgactctttgtgtaaggcagaatcagaCGGCGAAAATCTATCACAAGTACACACTCCTGAATTTTTAAATAGTCTCAGATTGTCTGGGCTTCCCAATCATTCATTGatattaaaggttggtgcacctgttatgttattgcggaacatagatcactctcttggtctttgcaaTGGTACGCGCCTCATTGtcacaagattgacagatcaTATTGTGGAAGCaaaaatagttaatgggacacatcaagggaccaaagttcttattgcccgaatgtctctcaccccatctgatacgagattgcccttcaagttccagcgtaaacaatttccgttgatgcttgcatatgcaatgactatcaacaaaagtcagggtcaaacactaactcacgttgggttattgctaaaaaaatcgATCTTTAATCACGGTCAGTTGTACGTGGCTTTTTCGCGAGTAACTCATCCTGATGGTTTGAAAGTTTTAGCTCTAGACGAGTATGGACAAACTTCTTttactactaccaatgtcgtctacaaagaagttttcaataatgtgtaattcaaaaaagttctattatatattgttttttttaatacaaagattacaaatttttttatatatctatataaaacatatatcttgcgtacatataatttctataattgagTTGCTACACAACGAAATAATTTaaccaattaatacaaatcctaaacatTGATATGCAAATTGATTAATGTATCAACACCAAATGTATATATCTACATGTTtgttattaattggtaattatttggtaatattcaagttatttggaaaaaaaaattgttcatattcaagcaataataacatcacaaaacacaATAAATTAAACTCAATTCTCAAAAtagattatataatatttaatatttaatattacgGTTTacacaattgtattacgatataaatattattcacatattataacaaatccattccgtgcaacgcacgggtggaAATACTagttaatgctaaacttaatattatgaaaaatttgattaataataatttcagttaagtctcgttaaacgaatcaaacaaccaaaatgggacgggtGTAGTAATATATTTAACAAAAGATGAAACTTTGGTCATTTGGCTGTTCGATTGTAGTTACTCTGTTATGTttgcatggttgcagtaggcgctaggtgctagtcagacggtagactagcgcctagcgcctaagcggtttAGGTGGTACCTaagcggcgacctataaaaacaaaaaaaaaatgtacgtgtttgggtgtatgtcatattatatatataatatatatatatatatatatatatatatatcttaattctcttgcttatataaataaataaattttaatatatataaatataataaaaaaattaacaaggtcgaCTCGCTCAAGTTAACttggctaactctgccgagttgagCGAGTTAACTCGACCAAATTCGATCTAGTCagccgccaactcggcccagtcggtcgagttaggcgctagaCGGCTGGCCACCTAGACGGACGCCTAGAGAGCAATTCGCTTCGGTCTAGggacgcctagcgcctaggcgggggaAGTTTGCAACAATGTATGTTTATATAGGTAGAGATGAAAATTGCAGAggcggatccagcatggggCAGTGGCCAAAATTCTACAGCCCCAAACGACTTCGTTTTGGGGctgttatatataaatataatttcttttttcatttgttttttttgttttttttttttttgttttttgcaaACTTTTCATTTGTTCATTCCTCCTCCAGGGCTTCGCGTGCGTTTTCTTCTCTGCGACTCTGCTCTATGCGTTTCTTCTCGCCTCCCACAGACCACAGTCCATCCCACTCCCTCGCCACAGCCACTCGCCAGTCCACCACGGCGCTACCGGTCCACCGCCTCCCACTGCATCGCTACCGCCTGTCCGCCTCTGCCTGACTGCATCGGCCCTCGACAGTCGCCTCGAGTCCTCGACACCAGCCACCGCCCACCAGGTTTGGTCTTCTTCCCTTACTAATTAACATCAACTTCTCACAATCTTACCCCTTGAAGTCTTGAACtataaatgttaatttcaataatttattcgcctagttttcctaattttttgtttgcctTAATTTCctaattttgtttttgcctTAATTTAATACTAGTTGCTGCTGTGGGTTTTGCTCTAATTGCCCTAATTTTGTGTTCTTTTATTAGTAGTTGCTCACTTGCTGTGTTAGTGCCGTAGTTGCTGCCGCCGTAGCCCCTAGGCGGTAGGTCAATTAGGTATTAGTTTTTGCTGTGTCTAGTTGATGTGGATtcgtaattagttattagttatttgTTGATTTACTTgattatgtttatgtttatttgcTGATTCAGGTGATCGAGGGACTTCTTCAGTTCCTGAGACATTGTTATTCTTATTGGTCTCTTGTTTTCAGATCACCACATTGAATTTAGGCGGTAGATAGATTATTTGCTGCAATCAACATTCTAATAAGGCAATGCATCTTGGATTATATGTGCATTGAAATCCTCTTTATGAACTTCATTCTACCTTTGCTTCACCCCCACTCAACTTAATTTTTGGATCCGCCACTTAATAGCCATACCCAAAAGTGAACAGCAGCAGAATAGGGGACTGAATAGGAATGGTAGGGATAATGGTAGGAACAATGACCAGTTTAGAACCAAGAAGATTATAGCATTCCCACACATCCCTTCTATGGTTTCCCACAAAACCTACTTTGCATACTGTGATGGCATTAAGCCACCCTTGTACACTGCCTTATTAAACACCCGAGAGGCATTTGGAAGATTGACCATAAACTTAATAATACTATCTTCCCCATAACCACAATTATCACTCTTCCATCCATCAGAAGCAACATAGAAAAATGCAGCATCATTAATTCTAGCCTCCGACTCCATTCTTGTTTGCTCTAACTTGGAATCAAGATTATCCCCCAAAAAATTACTCCTGTcacattttatctgtcctatttactattcattggtcaaaccaactctttcttctttgttaattttctttggtatttcttatttatttttaaatttattttttgtgtttaatagtacttttaatgtagtttctaaatatataaattttgtataataatactaaacttattattatgaaaaattagattaaaaataacccCAGTCAAGTCTTGTTaactgaaccagacacataaaatgggacggaaggAGTACTTCTTTGATACGGTGGGTAGCCCCATTTGGTTCAAGAAAACTTTGAACTTTGGATGCTCAAGACACGAAAACGAAACGGAGCTGGAGGATTCGTAGAACCACCTAGCTAGCAAATTGAAAGTTGAATTGTTCTTTTTTAGAGATGGACCGGGGAAGGTCTCCGGCTTTTAAGCCTCTTCATGCTATCTTCCAGCATTGCTAACGCACCCAAATCCTCTTTTCCGCCGGACAACACCATTGGCCTTCTTCCGtcttttaatagtttttttcaaaaagtttttaTACCCTTTCTATTCCTaatatcaaacaacaattgttatacaatggaccatggttcatagtgcaatgtggaccatggtcgttaaataaaattatagtataattaaaatgatactttagtgttactataataaaactattatgtgtggaaaatgaaactaaaaaacagagctcattcaacaacgtatattgttaaatgaaactgtagtataattaaaatgatattttagtgtttttaaaatgaaactagtgtgtatggaaaatgaaacaaaaatctaGAGccatataataacatatattgtcaaatgaacgtGGAGTGTAGTTATAATATAATgctttagtattattataattaatctagtgtgtgaaaaatgaaactacaaaatagagctcatacaataatgtatatttttgaaactgtagtagaattaaaatgatactttggtaTTACTACAATAAAACTagtgtgtgaaaaataaaactaaaaaatagagcAATATTgtgaaatgaaattgaaatgatacttattTCATGAACCGCATTAGTATATGAACCATGgcccaaaataaaattattcatatttattctcaccaaattacaattattttctctcataattgtttccttttttccttCCAGCCAAACACGCCTGTTATATTTCCTCTTCCGCCTTCAGTTCACACTTCACAGGAATCACAAATTCACAGGGAATGATAGCTTCGTTTCTTCCCCCCTCTTCAACCTTCACTCCGATGGCGTCACCAGCAGAACTGCAAAAATGACGCAGCGCCAGAAACGACATCGCAGTCCGTGAGCCATTCCGGAGTGTCGAAGCCGGAAACGACGTCGCAGACTGTCACCGGCGTTGCAGCCAGAAACGACGTCACAATCCGCAGTCCGTCCAGTCCGCCGGTGTCGAGCATCTCAGTCGCAGACTCGCAGTCCGTTCACACTCCACAGCCaggtaaatatattatatatgtttcagtactgtaattaattttatttcacaGCTAGTTATAGCAAAActaatatatgtaatttaattaattttacttaATTGTTAGACTTTGTTTCATTGTAAAATAGTACTCTATTCTCAAATTTCAATACTCAATTTTGTGATTAACTGTCTCTATTTGTTAActttgtttaattgtaattgttgTCTTGTTGATGATATTCTGTTAAGCCGGCCTCCCTTAGGCCTGCATT contains these protein-coding regions:
- the LOC116015818 gene encoding uncharacterized protein LOC116015818, with the protein product MASGKGFLISNGLWAGVIRNGLWAENEPLCNDNNTQASLLQSNILIDNAQSSLQSVVGSPALTPVNPIVNVVGIERLYGGFMMCSPRKPINMSTNVNVHPTPFEDNYVTTRGTLLSATTNVASNPNSYALNVEIPPVTPLSVITDVNMRDISSPFTQCSFNISNMSTSTSSSRQPLADVSNVERALDPHCNRALLSTVRNSSKVSSRTDVRNLNSDYEQVTYHNNAYGGRVDRSINTGNAPPVFRISGQNYHCIGSLVLGEGSTPKFAQLYIYDTDNEVNNRINSVRRDNNSGDIREDIVEKLKNMLDQNNVLVKCFRMARTEIQSNPIVEVKMNLIGRRSQDGRTYNLPTANEVAALIVRDLDPSMGDLDILIQSRTGQLKRINQLNPAYLPLQYPLLFPYGEDGYREDISFSDAWHQRHHGGRKRISPKEYFSFYIHERVNENHTLLYSRRLFQQYLVDAYTMIESARLIYIRTHQKALRCEAYQGLSDALTRGELDPTSRGKRIILPSSFTGGARYMIQKYQDAMAICRQIGYPHLFITFTCNPKWPEIERYVVHRGLKPEDRPDIICRVFKMKLDAMIEDIKTQKLFGDICGVIYTIEFQKRGLPHAHILLFAKTINRVNSAAEIDAIISAEIPDPDADTEYHDVVGEFMLHGPCGQLRKNSPCMINGKCSKFFPKKYVSHTCLDKDGYPIYRRRDNGSIIARNGIELDNRYVVAHNKYLLLKYRAHINVEWCNQSRSIKYLFKYVNKGNDRVTAEFMSSSTNGRNDDVVDEINMYYDCRYISADEINMYYDCRYISACEATWRLFGYAIHYRTPPWRLFGYAIHYRTPPVERLNFHLEHQQNVVYGEDQTLDEIVDNQTVKQSQFTAWFEANKKYEDARSLTYAEFPSNEDARSLTYAEFPSKFVWKQDTYAEFPSKFVWKQDLYAEFPSKFVWKQDLREWKPRKRGFSIGRLFYVPPGCGELYYLRCLLNLISGPSNHDDIRTIAGVIHKSYRDACYEYGLLDDDKEYIDGITDSSYWASASALRRLFATLLSSSTISRPEVVWDAVWEFLAEDAQFHHRRRMNNPDSDKKQFALVELEKLLTLWGKSLRDFPDMPLPDETNIGFMENMLIAEELAYDKESLKIEHKTLLTQLTDEQKNVYDSVINDIDCNGGGLFFVYGYGGTGKTFVWRTLSSMIRSRGDIVLNVASSGIASLLLPGGRTSHSRFAIPLSLNEDSTCNISQVIPKATRPVVVGATINSSYLWTNCKVLRLTKNLRLRSLASEEDRQTVDWFSKWIANIGDGITGVVNNGLSEIDIPPRFLLNCGHDPIATIVGKHIPKREIWHD